One stretch of Akkermansia sp. RCC_12PD DNA includes these proteins:
- the dnaX gene encoding DNA polymerase III subunit gamma/tau, giving the protein MSYQVFARKYRPLTFNDVLGQDHVVQTLKNAIEHNRLAHAYLFVGPRGTGKTSTARIFAKALNCTDGPKVDFDPHEDICEEIAEGRSLDVLEIDGASNRGIDHIRDLRDNVRFAPSRGNFRIVYIDEVHMLTKESFNALLKTLEEPPQHVKFIFATTEPHKILPTILSRCQRFDLRPIPSEIIANHLLHIASAEGISLSREAAFAVAKVADGGMRDAQSMLDQLVSFCGDHIEEQQVLHIFGITSRETVAQALALILKKELPSLLHLLHEQAEAGRDMGQFLSEIISSVREILVAKVDPEANFDSLPEASKEELTGLVKRTQTDKILRLVEVLAETEDKMRWSTNKRLHLEMGLIKAVHALAEASISDIIMALEGAPLPSSLPQAAPASTNPAAPASVSSIPQESNSQPIQSSPAPTANPASFADIPSPAPATPDIHEDKDLMDPVPQFSASSKDTTAIVQESEAEYGTPTPAEEKPSPSPVLASPEREPEVSATAAEEAPLPSISDEEPPFLEPETSPAPAPQPEQKQPEETPRITSALSDTPVAPPDTTEPTFMDPEEGLPPEKRTSSFFDNLFGMESTPARPVSANQKEKQEEQPRPAAKTITEADWKAALEQAAVKFPLQADFLAGSVFSGHDGAFVTVVFHPSDRQGMDSLASGPLRAALEADLSLRSGTPVVLTVRADASVPEPIQEQLEPLPAPPPRPPRRPPPNPRNRKENLPLPFRRRPHGRTMQKTPIIQTL; this is encoded by the coding sequence GTGAGTTACCAGGTCTTTGCCAGAAAATATCGTCCTCTGACATTCAATGACGTCCTTGGACAGGATCACGTCGTCCAGACGCTGAAAAATGCCATTGAACACAATCGCCTCGCCCATGCGTATCTTTTCGTAGGTCCCCGCGGCACAGGAAAAACATCCACTGCCAGAATTTTCGCAAAAGCCCTGAATTGTACCGACGGCCCGAAAGTGGACTTCGACCCGCACGAAGATATTTGCGAGGAAATTGCGGAAGGACGCAGCCTGGACGTTCTGGAAATTGACGGCGCTTCCAACCGCGGCATCGACCACATCCGGGATTTGAGGGACAATGTGCGCTTTGCACCCAGCCGAGGCAACTTCCGCATTGTTTATATAGACGAGGTGCACATGCTTACAAAGGAATCCTTCAATGCACTTCTCAAAACGCTGGAAGAACCGCCACAGCACGTCAAATTCATTTTCGCGACCACGGAGCCGCACAAAATCCTGCCGACCATTCTTTCCCGCTGTCAGCGTTTCGACCTGCGTCCCATCCCTTCTGAAATCATTGCCAACCACCTGCTCCACATCGCCTCCGCCGAGGGAATCTCCCTGAGCAGGGAGGCTGCATTCGCCGTAGCGAAAGTGGCGGACGGCGGCATGCGGGATGCCCAGTCCATGCTGGACCAGCTGGTCTCCTTCTGCGGCGACCATATTGAAGAACAACAGGTCCTCCACATTTTCGGCATCACCTCACGGGAAACTGTAGCCCAAGCGCTGGCGCTGATTCTCAAAAAGGAACTACCCAGCCTTCTCCACCTTCTCCATGAACAGGCGGAAGCGGGCAGGGACATGGGACAGTTCCTTTCCGAAATCATTTCCTCCGTCCGGGAAATCCTCGTCGCCAAGGTGGACCCGGAAGCAAACTTCGATTCTCTGCCGGAGGCGTCCAAAGAGGAACTTACCGGACTCGTCAAGCGCACTCAAACGGACAAGATACTGCGTCTGGTGGAAGTGCTGGCGGAAACAGAAGATAAAATGCGGTGGTCCACCAATAAAAGGCTGCATCTGGAAATGGGTCTGATCAAAGCCGTTCACGCTCTGGCGGAGGCAAGCATCAGCGATATCATCATGGCTCTGGAAGGAGCGCCGTTGCCTTCCTCCCTGCCGCAGGCCGCTCCCGCCTCAACAAATCCGGCTGCTCCAGCATCCGTCTCCTCCATTCCACAGGAATCCAACAGCCAGCCCATTCAGTCCTCCCCTGCCCCCACAGCCAATCCGGCATCCTTTGCGGACATTCCGTCTCCTGCGCCCGCAACACCTGATATCCATGAGGACAAGGACCTCATGGATCCCGTTCCACAATTCTCTGCATCCAGCAAGGACACGACAGCCATCGTTCAGGAAAGTGAAGCGGAATACGGAACGCCGACCCCTGCGGAAGAAAAACCTTCTCCCTCCCCCGTATTGGCCTCTCCGGAACGAGAACCGGAAGTTTCCGCAACTGCCGCGGAGGAAGCTCCCCTTCCCTCTATCTCCGATGAAGAGCCGCCATTCCTGGAACCGGAAACATCTCCTGCGCCCGCACCTCAGCCGGAGCAGAAACAACCAGAAGAAACGCCACGGATTACATCCGCTCTTTCAGACACTCCCGTAGCCCCCCCGGACACCACGGAACCGACCTTCATGGACCCGGAAGAAGGGCTCCCGCCGGAGAAGCGCACCAGCAGTTTTTTCGATAACCTCTTTGGCATGGAAAGCACTCCTGCCCGTCCTGTTTCCGCAAACCAGAAAGAAAAACAGGAAGAACAGCCGCGCCCTGCTGCCAAAACCATTACAGAAGCGGACTGGAAAGCCGCACTGGAACAAGCGGCCGTCAAATTCCCCCTTCAGGCGGATTTCCTGGCCGGAAGCGTCTTCTCCGGCCATGACGGGGCGTTTGTTACGGTGGTCTTCCACCCCTCTGACCGCCAGGGCATGGACAGTCTGGCATCCGGACCTCTCCGAGCCGCACTGGAAGCCGATCTCTCCCTCCGTTCAGGTACTCCGGTGGTCCTCACCGTCCGTGCAGACGCTTCCGTTCCCGAGCCCATCCAGGAACAACTGGAACCGCTGCCCGCTCCCCCCCCCCGTCCACCCCGGAGGCCGCCCCCAAATCCCAGGAACCGCAAAGAAAACCTGCCGCTCCCGTTCAGGAGACGCCCCCACGGGAGAACGATGCAGAAGACTCCTATTATACAGACCCTCTGA
- the radC gene encoding DNA repair protein RadC, which translates to MISRKLQDLPSQSLPREKLIRQGRHSLSNAELLAIFLRMGIKGKNVLDMSSDLIQAAGSLDALAHMEAAEIAEICKGIGMAKASTLCAAFELGARALRETLTRRPLNTPEDIYDYLTTAMRWKDKEIVLVLLLDAQCHLIKPVEISTGTLNESIAHPRDILRPAVIHNAYGFILAHNHPSGDPTPSQADNALTKRIQESAQLLGIRFLDHIIIGKPTSVVQRNYYSYNSYGMKKPV; encoded by the coding sequence ATGATCTCCCGCAAACTTCAGGATCTTCCCTCACAATCGCTGCCCCGTGAAAAACTCATCCGCCAAGGCAGACACAGCCTCAGCAACGCGGAACTCCTTGCCATTTTCCTCAGAATGGGCATTAAGGGGAAAAATGTGTTGGACATGTCTTCCGACCTAATCCAGGCGGCAGGTTCCCTGGATGCCTTGGCCCATATGGAAGCCGCAGAAATAGCGGAAATCTGCAAGGGTATAGGAATGGCGAAAGCGTCCACCCTGTGCGCCGCATTTGAATTGGGTGCCCGGGCTCTTCGGGAGACTCTGACAAGACGCCCGCTCAACACGCCGGAGGACATTTACGACTATCTGACCACGGCTATGCGCTGGAAAGACAAGGAAATAGTGCTTGTTCTTCTTCTGGACGCCCAGTGCCACCTCATCAAGCCCGTCGAAATTTCCACGGGGACCCTGAATGAATCCATTGCCCACCCGCGCGACATCCTGCGCCCGGCCGTCATTCATAATGCCTACGGCTTCATCCTGGCGCACAATCATCCGAGTGGCGACCCGACCCCCAGCCAAGCGGACAATGCCCTGACCAAACGTATCCAGGAATCAGCCCAATTGCTGGGAATCCGTTTTTTGGACCATATCATCATCGGAAAACCAACGTCGGTGGTGCAGAGAAATTATTACAGCTATAACAGCTATGGTATGAAAAAGCCGGTCTGA
- a CDS encoding NAD(P)H-hydrate dehydratase codes for MKICSTENMRIAERELIISGTPARTLMQQASAGIAEAIMQFFPIPGLCVAYLGKGNNAGDAITVLDILQRHGWDTGFRAAYPRSQWGELPLRQFAEISPPLLEYQEAPLPVTGKPMVLLDGLLGIGASGLLNKEIADLCVEMNYLRDRCGAVRTVAVDIPTGIDPDTGMPQEHAVEADFTMCIGAVKQGLLDDDATLYAGRLVCIELPGLHVQALPATEIITSSRLTKFLSARPYTDYKNKRGHLGVIAGSEGMLGAARLCCEAALRAGAGLVTLHVHRSVYPVAAACMPPEIMVKPVDSYADISIRSFSAFLLGPGIGSVSEEDAEAIRIILETDTPALLDADGLNLAAAMQWKLGKHILATPHHGEIRRLLPEADDCSIRADIADFFLAEHEAALIYKGARSIVTQRGKPLFYNITGGPAMATAGQGDVLAGVCGGFIAQGESLLVSAVLGTYLCGRASELAISSGAATQQSLTAGDTLRHLPAALLSTARLCY; via the coding sequence ATGAAAATTTGCTCCACGGAAAACATGCGGATTGCGGAACGAGAACTCATCATCAGCGGAACGCCGGCCAGAACCCTCATGCAACAGGCATCTGCCGGCATCGCGGAAGCCATCATGCAGTTCTTTCCCATTCCCGGCCTCTGCGTGGCTTATCTGGGCAAAGGCAACAATGCCGGGGATGCCATCACCGTTCTCGACATTCTCCAGCGGCACGGATGGGATACAGGATTCCGCGCCGCCTATCCGCGTTCCCAATGGGGGGAACTGCCCCTCAGGCAGTTTGCGGAAATATCACCGCCCCTGTTGGAATACCAGGAAGCACCACTTCCTGTTACGGGCAAGCCGATGGTTCTTCTGGACGGCCTGCTGGGCATTGGGGCTTCCGGCCTGCTGAACAAGGAAATAGCGGACCTTTGCGTGGAAATGAACTACCTGCGCGACCGTTGCGGAGCCGTCCGTACGGTGGCGGTAGACATCCCCACCGGAATAGATCCGGACACGGGCATGCCTCAGGAACACGCCGTGGAAGCGGACTTCACCATGTGCATAGGGGCTGTCAAGCAGGGTCTTCTGGATGACGACGCTACGCTGTATGCAGGACGCCTGGTGTGTATTGAACTCCCCGGCCTCCATGTACAAGCTCTTCCCGCCACGGAAATCATCACCTCTTCCCGCCTCACCAAATTTCTCTCCGCACGGCCTTATACGGACTATAAAAACAAGCGTGGCCACCTGGGCGTCATTGCCGGCTCGGAAGGCATGCTGGGAGCCGCGCGGCTCTGCTGTGAAGCTGCCCTGCGGGCCGGAGCAGGTCTGGTCACCCTGCATGTCCACCGTTCCGTCTATCCCGTGGCGGCGGCGTGCATGCCTCCGGAAATCATGGTTAAACCTGTGGACAGTTATGCAGACATTTCCATCCGCTCTTTCAGCGCGTTTCTCCTGGGGCCGGGAATCGGCTCCGTATCGGAGGAAGACGCCGAAGCCATACGCATCATTCTGGAAACCGATACTCCTGCCCTGCTGGATGCCGACGGCCTCAATCTGGCCGCGGCCATGCAGTGGAAACTGGGAAAACACATTCTGGCGACTCCCCATCACGGAGAGATCCGCCGTCTGCTGCCGGAAGCGGATGACTGCTCCATCCGGGCGGACATTGCGGACTTCTTCCTCGCGGAGCATGAGGCGGCCCTCATCTACAAGGGAGCCCGCAGCATCGTCACGCAAAGGGGTAAACCCTTATTCTACAACATCACGGGAGGACCCGCCATGGCGACGGCGGGACAGGGCGACGTGCTTGCCGGAGTCTGCGGAGGATTCATCGCGCAGGGAGAATCCCTCCTGGTGTCTGCCGTGCTGGGAACCTATCTGTGCGGCAGGGCTTCGGAACTGGCCATCTCCAGCGGAGCGGCCACCCAGCAAAGCTTGACCGCCGGAGACACTCTCCGCCATCTGCCCGCCGCGCTTCTTTCCACCGCCCGCCTCTGCTACTAA
- the infA gene encoding translation initiation factor IF-1 has protein sequence MSPNPRPSSRPSGGQNSRPGARPAGGGSARPAGNGNRPAGPARPGQPRPAGQTGGAAGPRTGGGPGGSRPAGGPGRPRPQGGTGAGRQTRGRKHFSKSAPKEESSESQVEVEGTICAVLAGTMFKVRLPNGHEVLAHISGKMRKRFIKIVVGDKVRMEMSPYDMTKARITFRIG, from the coding sequence ATCAGCCCGAATCCAAGACCCAGCAGCCGCCCTTCCGGCGGACAGAATTCCCGCCCCGGCGCACGCCCGGCAGGCGGAGGCAGTGCAAGACCGGCCGGCAACGGCAACAGGCCCGCCGGCCCGGCCAGACCTGGCCAGCCGCGCCCGGCAGGACAGACCGGCGGAGCAGCAGGCCCGAGAACGGGCGGAGGGCCGGGAGGATCGCGTCCCGCGGGAGGCCCCGGACGGCCGCGCCCGCAAGGTGGCACAGGCGCAGGACGGCAGACCAGGGGCAGAAAGCATTTCAGCAAATCCGCACCCAAGGAGGAAAGCTCCGAAAGCCAGGTTGAAGTGGAAGGCACTATCTGCGCAGTGCTTGCAGGCACCATGTTCAAGGTGCGCCTTCCCAACGGGCACGAAGTTTTGGCCCACATCTCCGGCAAGATGCGCAAGCGTTTCATCAAAATCGTAGTAGGTGACAAGGTCCGCATGGAAATGTCTCCCTATGACATGACCAAGGCGCGCATCACGTTCCGCATCGGTTAG
- the rplM gene encoding 50S ribosomal protein L13 — protein MKTFSAKPQEVERKWYVIDAADKVLGRVAVEAANILRGKNKTIFTPHVDCGDFVIIVNADKVVLTGNKENAKIYTRFSGYVGGKQVETPRKIRARRPELLLELAVKGMVPHTRLGRQQMTKLKVYAGASHPHEAQQPTAVTL, from the coding sequence ATGAAGACCTTCTCAGCCAAACCGCAAGAAGTAGAGCGCAAATGGTATGTTATAGACGCTGCCGACAAGGTGCTCGGCCGTGTCGCCGTTGAAGCGGCCAACATTTTGCGTGGCAAGAACAAGACGATTTTTACCCCGCACGTTGATTGTGGCGACTTTGTCATCATCGTGAACGCGGACAAGGTGGTGCTGACCGGCAACAAGGAAAATGCCAAAATTTACACCCGTTTCTCCGGCTACGTCGGCGGCAAGCAGGTGGAAACGCCCCGGAAAATCCGCGCCCGTCGTCCCGAGCTTCTTCTGGAACTGGCTGTAAAGGGCATGGTCCCCCATACACGTTTGGGCCGTCAGCAGATGACCAAGCTGAAGGTTTACGCCGGAGCCAGCCACCCGCATGAAGCACAGCAGCCTACCGCCGTTACCCTTTAA
- the rpsI gene encoding 30S ribosomal protein S9, with the protein MSQTTPYNATGRRKTAIAHAWLTEGSGRITINRRGFEEYLPTIQLQNAVLQPFQVTNTMNKFDVNVVTKGGGIHGQVGAIRMAIARALVMVDEASRAQLREFGLLTRDSRMKERKKAGRPGARKRYQFSKR; encoded by the coding sequence ATGAGTCAGACAACCCCATACAACGCCACCGGCCGTCGCAAGACCGCCATTGCACACGCTTGGCTTACTGAAGGCTCCGGCCGCATCACGATCAATCGCCGCGGTTTTGAAGAATACCTTCCCACCATTCAGTTGCAGAACGCCGTTCTTCAACCTTTCCAGGTCACCAATACCATGAACAAATTTGACGTGAATGTCGTCACCAAGGGCGGTGGCATTCATGGCCAGGTTGGCGCCATTCGCATGGCGATTGCCCGCGCTCTGGTAATGGTTGATGAAGCTTCCCGCGCCCAACTGCGTGAATTCGGTCTTTTGACCCGTGATTCCCGCATGAAGGAACGCAAGAAGGCTGGCCGTCCCGGTGCCCGCAAGCGTTACCAGTTCTCCAAGCGCTAA
- a CDS encoding 23S rRNA (pseudouridine(1915)-N(3))-methyltransferase RlmH, whose amino-acid sequence MQFLILAAGKPALNYAREGVELYLNRLKPFGKTELKLVKDGNSRDVSERLLTASEGCLRIAMDERGELWTTNKLATLAQNWQMRSVRRIAFLVGASDGHTEELRSRCDHILALSKFTLQHELALVVLLEQLYRCHTILAGTPYHR is encoded by the coding sequence ATGCAATTTCTCATATTGGCCGCAGGAAAACCTGCGCTGAACTATGCCCGGGAGGGCGTGGAACTTTACCTCAACCGCCTCAAGCCATTCGGCAAGACGGAACTGAAACTTGTCAAAGACGGCAATTCCAGAGACGTTTCCGAACGGCTGCTGACAGCCAGCGAAGGATGTTTGCGCATCGCCATGGACGAGAGAGGCGAGCTCTGGACCACGAACAAACTGGCAACACTGGCGCAGAACTGGCAAATGCGCTCCGTGCGCCGCATTGCTTTTCTTGTCGGGGCATCGGACGGCCACACGGAAGAACTGCGCTCCCGGTGCGATCATATTCTGGCCTTGAGCAAATTCACCTTGCAGCATGAACTGGCACTCGTCGTTCTTCTGGAACAGCTTTACCGTTGCCATACCATCCTGGCGGGAACACCATACCACCGGTAA
- a CDS encoding excinuclease ABC subunit UvrC gives MADHETPTLKELWRQTPHKPGVYIMKDAQGNTIYVGKAKDLHRRLASYFSPTGATLANHKTRALINAIASFDYFETRNDHEAFLLESKLIKQYRPHYNIQLKDDKRYPLLKIPKGERLPRFQLSRVRKEDGARYFGPFVHSQALYATQEWLNRHFRLRTCKVKNPGLNDFKHCHADVIRNCSAPCVGRISVENYNRNFEQAVRLLEGVGKKNALDALTEEMMQAADSLDFERAAYLRNIRDNLIKTLEPARRFQKGTPNLPGTVRPEEDMKELGEALGLDEPPAIMECFDISNVSSNHIVASMVRFTNGKPDNKAYRRYRIRTVDGQNDFASMSEVIRRRYSRILMESDAVASRPPDMTLYQWLKKLSAEGKAPIKVPDLVVVDGGKGQLSSALADLEAIGLGDMPIVGLAKQREEIFFPHQPEPLRLPHSMGALKLMQRIRDEAHRFANGYNELLYRKRMKESALDDAPGMSAAKKQLLLEKFKSVAAIRKADPASIAAIRGISETWARALLDYLNTPSKY, from the coding sequence GTGGCAGATCATGAAACACCAACATTGAAGGAGCTTTGGAGACAGACTCCGCACAAACCCGGAGTCTACATTATGAAGGATGCCCAGGGCAATACCATTTACGTAGGAAAGGCGAAGGACCTTCACCGCCGCCTGGCGAGCTACTTTTCCCCTACCGGAGCCACGCTGGCCAACCACAAGACCCGCGCACTCATCAACGCCATCGCCTCCTTTGACTATTTTGAAACCCGCAACGATCACGAGGCCTTCCTGCTGGAAAGCAAGCTCATCAAGCAGTACCGGCCCCATTACAACATCCAGCTCAAGGACGACAAGCGCTATCCCCTCCTGAAAATTCCCAAGGGGGAACGCCTGCCGCGCTTCCAGCTCTCCCGGGTACGCAAGGAGGACGGCGCGCGCTACTTCGGCCCCTTTGTCCATTCCCAGGCCCTGTACGCCACCCAGGAATGGCTCAACAGACATTTCCGGCTCCGCACCTGCAAAGTGAAAAATCCCGGATTGAACGACTTCAAGCACTGCCATGCGGACGTCATCCGCAACTGTTCCGCGCCGTGCGTAGGCCGCATCTCCGTGGAAAACTACAACAGAAACTTTGAACAGGCCGTGCGCCTGCTGGAAGGAGTGGGGAAGAAGAACGCGCTGGACGCGCTGACTGAAGAAATGATGCAGGCCGCCGACAGTCTGGACTTTGAACGCGCCGCGTACCTGAGGAATATCAGGGATAACCTGATCAAGACGCTGGAACCGGCGCGCCGGTTCCAGAAAGGCACCCCCAACCTTCCCGGCACCGTGCGCCCGGAGGAAGACATGAAGGAACTGGGCGAGGCACTGGGACTGGACGAACCGCCCGCCATCATGGAATGCTTTGACATCTCCAACGTCTCTTCCAACCACATTGTAGCCTCCATGGTGCGCTTCACCAACGGCAAACCGGACAACAAGGCCTACCGCCGCTACCGCATCCGCACGGTGGACGGGCAGAACGACTTCGCCTCCATGTCGGAAGTTATCAGGCGGCGCTATTCCCGCATCCTGATGGAAAGCGATGCTGTGGCCTCCCGGCCGCCGGACATGACGCTGTACCAGTGGCTCAAGAAACTCAGTGCGGAGGGAAAGGCCCCCATCAAAGTTCCGGACCTTGTAGTGGTAGACGGCGGCAAAGGACAGCTTTCTTCCGCCCTGGCGGACCTGGAGGCCATCGGCCTGGGAGACATGCCCATCGTGGGACTGGCCAAGCAAAGGGAGGAAATCTTCTTCCCGCACCAGCCGGAACCGCTCCGCCTGCCCCACAGCATGGGAGCCCTCAAGCTCATGCAGCGCATCCGGGACGAAGCCCACCGTTTCGCTAACGGATACAACGAACTATTATACCGAAAACGCATGAAGGAAAGCGCGCTGGACGATGCCCCCGGCATGAGCGCGGCGAAAAAACAGCTGCTGCTGGAAAAATTCAAATCCGTAGCCGCCATCAGAAAAGCGGACCCGGCCTCCATCGCTGCTATTCGCGGCATTTCGGAAACCTGGGCCCGTGCCCTGCTGGACTATCTTAACACTCCATCCAAATACTGA
- a CDS encoding MotA/TolQ/ExbB proton channel family protein, whose translation MNPVSFSTLASAMDFVVGDRNYPLSELFMKGGFIMWPLLLLSIGGVVVLVMCCFSTRAAAVLPPKLVEQAESFIRKRDYTGLAILCKNGDSCYARVMLTVANFMQRNPSAQFEEVREIAAAEGGRQAGFMSRQISWLSDIGALAPMLGLLGTVVGMMKTFFEIANGDFSGGKQRIDMAGGVAEALITTAGGLLLGIPAILAYVYFRSQVHKRVGDLEAAVTHSVSVVATQLHKPRSGPAGAFHEEELPRVPVDPTSLRDVRGL comes from the coding sequence ATGAATCCTGTATCATTTTCCACCCTGGCCAGCGCCATGGACTTTGTCGTGGGCGATAGAAATTACCCTCTTTCCGAGCTGTTCATGAAAGGGGGCTTCATCATGTGGCCGCTTCTCCTGCTGTCCATAGGGGGCGTCGTCGTTCTGGTCATGTGCTGTTTTTCCACCCGCGCCGCCGCCGTACTTCCCCCCAAGCTGGTGGAGCAGGCGGAGTCCTTTATCCGCAAGCGCGATTACACGGGACTGGCCATTCTCTGCAAGAACGGCGATTCCTGTTATGCGCGCGTGATGCTGACGGTAGCTAATTTCATGCAGCGCAACCCTTCCGCCCAGTTTGAGGAAGTAAGGGAAATCGCCGCCGCAGAAGGTGGGCGCCAGGCCGGTTTCATGAGCCGTCAGATTTCCTGGCTGTCGGACATCGGCGCGCTGGCCCCCATGCTGGGGCTGCTGGGTACGGTCGTCGGGATGATGAAAACCTTTTTCGAGATCGCCAACGGGGATTTTTCCGGCGGCAAGCAGCGCATCGACATGGCGGGGGGCGTGGCGGAAGCCCTGATTACCACGGCAGGGGGACTTCTGCTGGGGATTCCCGCCATTCTGGCCTATGTGTATTTCCGCAGCCAGGTGCACAAGCGCGTGGGAGACCTGGAGGCCGCCGTGACGCACAGCGTTTCCGTAGTGGCCACCCAGCTCCACAAGCCACGCTCAGGCCCTGCCGGAGCTTTTCATGAGGAAGAACTTCCCCGGGTCCCCGTGGATCCCACCTCCCTGCGTGACGTGCGCGGACTTTAA
- a CDS encoding biopolymer transporter ExbD, protein MKFRYKMPNPIGFQLAPMLDIVFLLLVFFVVTQTFEDDEPDLSITLPSAETPKPGENATNEIIVNIRKDGTVMINRQPYTMPELEEKLLSVARLDKTMLVRIRVDEKAESGTVVHVMDACLKAGLNNVSFSTRPPSPSSINVFTPQSS, encoded by the coding sequence ATGAAGTTTCGTTACAAGATGCCCAACCCCATCGGGTTCCAGCTGGCGCCCATGCTGGATATCGTGTTTCTGCTGCTGGTATTTTTCGTCGTGACGCAGACTTTTGAGGATGACGAACCGGACCTTTCCATCACCCTCCCGTCCGCGGAGACACCCAAGCCCGGGGAGAACGCCACCAATGAGATCATCGTGAACATCCGCAAGGACGGCACGGTGATGATCAACCGCCAGCCGTACACGATGCCGGAACTGGAGGAGAAACTTCTTTCCGTCGCCCGCTTGGACAAAACCATGCTCGTCCGCATCCGCGTGGATGAAAAGGCGGAATCCGGCACAGTCGTGCACGTGATGGACGCCTGCCTGAAGGCCGGGCTCAACAATGTGTCTTTCTCCACGAGGCCTCCGTCTCCGTCTTCCATCAACGTTTTCACTCCTCAATCTTCATGA